A genomic segment from Malus domestica chromosome 05, GDT2T_hap1 encodes:
- the LOC103440950 gene encoding disease resistance protein Roq1-like, which yields MSFCWIWKLDVMDIASSSSPAADNPPRREKYDVFISFRGEDTRLGITSHLHAALLQKKIETYIDDKLKRGEEIGPALLEAIEKSTISVIIFSQNYASSTWCLDELVHILKCNNKEGRMVIPVFYDIDPSDVRKQHGSYADAFAELEKRFANSIDKVHKWRDALTTAANLSGFDYSNKSGTEANLIQKVVDHIWAKMCCESSCDLKGFVGIESRIEQIESLLGIHLPDACITVGIWGMGSIGKTTLAEAVFRRHSSKFEASCFLKNVRENSEQAGGLYHLEKTLFKEILKEEVSLPVGSTFQERLSRTKVLIVLDDVSDSLQMDRLAGDHLRYGSGSRIIITSRDRGKLGLTGEEAKIYKVEGLKSDDALQLFCLRAFKNNGACRTDFKELAKEVVAYAGRLPLALTVLGSLFFNCKSKEEWEDEFNKLKRFPCEDIQKVLRISYDKLGDNEKDIFLDIACFHKGKSVVKVKRMLDVRGFFATSGIRILIEMSLISIDSNWGMETIEMHDLLQEMGRKIVQEQGIKDPVNRVGCSMMRMSIVY from the exons ATGTCTTTTTGCTGGATCTGGAAATTAGATGTTATGGACattgcttcttcttcatcaccCGCTGCTGATAACCCCCCACGTCGAGAAAAGTATGATGTGTTTATCAGTTTCAGAGGCGAGGACACCCGCCTTGGTATTACCAGCCATCTACATGCTGCCTTACTTCAGAAGAAAATTGAAACCTACATCGATGACAAACTTAAGAGAGGAGAAGAAATCGGACCTGCCCTTCTAGAAGCAATCGAGAAATCCACCATTTCGGTGATCATTTTCTCACAAAACTATGCTTCTTCCACATGGTGTTTGGATGAGCTTGTGCATATACTAAAATGCAACAACAAAGAAGGCCGGATGGTTATACCCGTATTCTACGACATCGATCCATCTGATGTACGAAAACAGCACGGGAGTTATGCAGATGCATTTGCTGAACTTGAAAAACGATTCGCTAACAGTATCGACAAGGTGCACAAGTGGAGGGATGCTTTGACGACTGCAGCCAATCTATCTGGGTTTGATTATTCAAACAAATCCGG GACGGAGGCAAATCTAATTCAGAAAGTTGTCGatcatatttgggccaaaatgtgTTGCGAATCATCCTGCGATTTAAAGGGTTTTGTTGGAATTGAAAGCCGCATCGAGCAGATTGAATCGCTGTTAGGCATTCATTTACCGGACGCTTGCATCACTGTAGGTATTTGGGGCATGGGTAGTATTGGCAAGACCACCCTTGCCGAGGCTGTATTTCGCAGACACTCTTCTAAATTCGAAGCTTCTTGTTTTCTTAAGAATGTTAGGGAGAACTCAGAACAAGCAGGTGGACTATATCACTTGGAAAAAACACTTTTTAAGGAGATATTAAAGGAAGAAGTTTCTTTGCCCGTAGGGTCAACTTTTCAAGAAAGGCTCAGTCGTACAAAGGTCCTCATTGTTCTAGATGACGTGAGTGATTCATTGCAAATGGATCGTTTAGCTGGCGATCATCTCCGGTATGGCAGTGGAAGTAGAATCATTATCACAAGTAGAGATAGGGGCAAACTTGGGCTAACTGGTGAAGAGGCTAAGATCTACAAGGTCGAGGGATTAAAATCGGATGACGCTCTTCAGCTCTTCTGTTTGCGTGCTTTCAAGAATAACGGTGCTTGTAGAACAGATTTTAAGGAGTTGGCAAAAGAGGTGGTTGCTTATGCTGGACGCCTTCCTTTAGCTCTTACAGTTCTGGGGTCGTTGTTCTTCAATTGCAAGAGCAAAGAAGAATGGGAAGATGAATTCAACAAATTGAAACGATTTCCCTGTGAAGATATCCAGAAAGTGTTGAGAATAAGTTATGATAAATTGGGAGACAATGAAAAGGATATTTTTCTGGATATAGCATGTTTTCATAAAGGGAAGTCTGTGGTTAAGGTAAAACGAATGTTAGATGTTCGTGGATTCTTTGCGACATCTGGAATTAGAATTCTCATTGAGATGTCTCTCATATCAATTGATTCAAATTGGGGAATGGAAACCATAGAGATGCATGATTTGCTACAAGAAATgggaaggaaaattgttcaagaaCAAGGTATTAAAGATCCGGTAAACAGAGTAGGTTGTTCAATGATGAGGATGTCTATCGTGTATTGA